In Sphingobacterium zeae, one genomic interval encodes:
- a CDS encoding exodeoxyribonuclease III, which translates to MKIVTYNVNGLRAALKKDWLGWLKAVNADVICLQEIKATPDQIPEVVLLEEMGYEHYWYPAQKKGYSGVALFTKMTPKHMEYGCGHEDYDFEGRIIRADFDQLSVMSTYFPSGTTGYVRQDFKYRFLKDFQLYSDKLLVEKPNLVVCGDYNICHRAIDIHNPKSNANSSGFLPEEREWMENFINSGYIDSFRHLNPDPHQYTWWSYRAGARAKNLGWRIDYNMVSKPLADHIKSSSILPDAVHSDHCPVVLELAL; encoded by the coding sequence ATGAAAATAGTAACTTATAATGTGAATGGTTTGCGTGCGGCCTTAAAGAAAGATTGGTTGGGCTGGTTGAAAGCTGTAAATGCAGATGTCATCTGTCTTCAGGAGATTAAGGCTACGCCTGATCAGATTCCCGAAGTTGTCTTATTGGAGGAGATGGGCTATGAGCATTACTGGTATCCAGCGCAGAAGAAGGGCTATAGCGGAGTTGCCTTGTTTACCAAGATGACGCCTAAGCATATGGAATACGGTTGTGGTCATGAGGATTATGATTTTGAAGGTCGTATTATCCGTGCTGATTTTGATCAACTATCCGTGATGAGTACCTATTTTCCTTCGGGTACAACTGGCTACGTAAGACAGGATTTTAAATACCGTTTTTTAAAGGATTTTCAGTTGTATAGCGATAAGCTTTTGGTGGAAAAGCCGAATTTGGTTGTCTGCGGTGATTATAATATTTGCCATCGTGCCATCGATATTCATAATCCAAAATCAAATGCGAACTCTTCGGGCTTTCTTCCGGAAGAGCGTGAATGGATGGAGAATTTTATTAATTCGGGTTATATTGACTCTTTTCGCCATCTAAATCCAGATCCGCACCAGTATACCTGGTGGAGTTATCGTGCTGGAGCGCGCGCAAAGAATTTGGGTTGGCGCATTGATTATAATATGGTTTCTAAGCCCTTGGCCGATCATATCAAATCTTCCAGTATATTGCCAGATGCTGTGCATTCCGATCATTGTCCGGTAGTATTAGAGCTGGCGCTCTAA